In a single window of the Alosa sapidissima isolate fAloSap1 chromosome 18, fAloSap1.pri, whole genome shotgun sequence genome:
- the gadd45ga gene encoding growth arrest and DNA-damage-inducible, gamma a, with product MTLEEVHGQDNSETTDRMQVIGTALEELLVSAKKQDCLTVGVYESAKVMNVDPDNVAFCVLATDEEYECDIALQIHFTLIQAFCFDNDINIVRVNDIERLAGIVGTDESDEPKDAHCILVTSPNVDSWKDPALDKLRLFCEESRGMYEWVPTITLPER from the exons ATGACTCTTGAGGAAGTTCACGGACAAGATAACTCTGAAACAACTGACAG AATGCAGGTCATCGGTACTGCTTTGGAGGAGCTACTCGTTTCGGCGAAGAAACAAGACTGCTTGACAGTCGGGGTATACGAATCAGCAAAAGTCATGAATGT TGATCCAGACAATGTGGCATTCTGCGTGTTAGCGACTGACGAGGAATACGAATGCGACATTGCCCTCCAGATCCACTTCACCCTCATCCAGGCTTTTTGCTTTGACAATGACATCAACATCGTGAGGGTGAATGACATCGAGCGCCTTGCCGGTATTGTTGGCACTGACGAGTCGGATGAACCTAAAGACGCTCACTGTATTCTTGTCACG AGCCCCAATGTGGACTCGTGGAAGGATCCTGCTTTAGACAAACTCCGGCTGTTCTGCGAAGAGAGCCGCGGCATGTATGAGTGGGTGCCGACCATCACCCTCCCCGAGCGCTGA